The Styela clava chromosome 3, kaStyClav1.hap1.2, whole genome shotgun sequence genome includes the window AAGCAAGAACATGCACACATAGGACCGAAAACAATAGTTGCATGGGAACAATGGAAACATATATGCAAACTTGTATATTACATGTTATATTTTTGGATAATAAACATGGTATGACTTATCCTGTATGAAGACAATGCATTGCCAGACATACCTTATTGATATGAAAAGATAAAAACATTAATATGCATACAGTATGCACTGTTATCTATATTATATTTGGTGAATTATTCATCGCTATAATACAGGCATATTTAGAGGAAATGACCTTTTACAAACTTTAGTCAGTTGTGAATTACCAAATTACTGTTTCAGGAGTGCAATGGGTCATTTTATACTTACTACGCAGAAGAATTTTAGAATAAGGAAGGTCAATTTAAAACCAGGTTGAAGTCAGTTACAAAGGCATTTGGCATTATTTATGCTCTTGTGATTTTTACTTCGAATTTACATTCCATTGAATCCCATTGTCTAATTTTTCCTCAAAAGAACCAGAAcaaagctaataaaacagacACGATGtgttaaaatattattgctGCCTGTTATAACAAAACACTCCCTGTGTGCCCAGACACACCTTATTGACCAAACAAGTAAAAATAATATCTAGATTCCGGTGGTTcccagtttttattttaattccctACACAAGAATTCAATAGTCAGTTTACCGGATTCAGTCCTTAAAAATTTCACTCATAATAGCCTCTGTAAAAATTTGTGACTCATGATAGACAGACAGAGAATAAGATAAGAAATACTGATACGTCTGTTATGGAATGCAGCATATTATAATTTTCGCAGATAGAACTTTGAATAAAAAACCATCGAATGGAAACCAACATTTCGTAGAATGGTACATTTCATATTTGCTTATGTGGAATTCTTTATGAAATCAAATCAGTATTACATAAACGATGCTAACAGAAATGACTGTGCAGAGATCAGATATTATGCAACAAACTCCGGAGTAAATATTGGAACAGCCAGTTACAtaatagaaattttttatttcatattcgCTTATGTTGAATTCTTTATATAATCAAATAATCAAATCAGTATTACATAACAGATGCTAACGGAAATGACAGCGCAGAGATCAGATATTATGCAACAAACTCCCGAGTAAATATTGGAACAGCCAGTTACATAATAGAAATTTTAAATGTTTGCTCTGATACAATATATTTGATGACAATGTTTGAACGCATCATTTAGAATCTTGGCTAGATATCTTGTACTGAAATTCACAGTTATGTGCCATGTGTTGACACATcgacatagcaatttttcgcaCATCTATTCTATCACTACTATTGTCTAACACAAGCATCCCAtaaggaaaattaaaaaattcacaGCATAGCATTACAAAAATGCAGAATAGTGTTTCATTTCAGCTTTGAAATACGAAGTAgtatagcctataattaattgTTCATTAAGATAAGATAATCACTAACATACAAATATATTGATCGAAGACATTGATCCACTATAGAAGATATCAATAAATAGGTACATGAATGCTTAAAATTACATAATACCATTTTATCCTGATATAATGATGCATAGCAAGTCACTATCATTTCAGGACTAAATTGATGCAACAggtaattaaaaatttatactAACCACAGCATGATGTAACagaatttcccaacttttggaAAGAGGAAGCATTATTATGTTATCAATCACATCATAGAGAAAATAACCTGAATACAAAACATTAATAATTTAGATAGAGCAAAAAACAAATTGCATAATTCCGAAAACAATGAGGCATATGCTAGAATAGCAACCTGTAACCCAAACGTGTTTACTTGTTATGAACTTGTGATATTATCGTATACGAGACTAATCAGACTATCAGTTTCAAATGATGTAAAGAAGTGGAAAGCCAAACTCATTAATAAGCACAGGGGCCTAGTATGCCAGAAAGGAAATGATTTACATTCAAATAGATCACATGAGGAAATGAACTAGAAAAGAGACTGCAATGacctttttaataaatattcaacacaaaatagagaaaaataaaaattatatgcaATATTTTTGGGGTAATAAAACTTGAGTGATTGAAACAAAAGAAACACAGAATTCATTTACAATTCTTTTGGTTCATCAATTCAATCTCTATAATAATGCTAACTTAGGGGGTAAGGGACTTAAAAGACACAAAAGCAACTTATATAACTATTAAACGAGTTGTCATACATGGTGATGCCAAAACACAGAACCCAAGTTACTCGGAACATATTCtacataaaacataatttttgtgccAAGCACCCAAGATTACTGAAATACAATACAATCTTACACAGAAGATCAACGTTAAACACATTTTCATAGAagtaattattatatttatggaTTCTGTTATTTTGTGTCACCCTGTAAGAGAATTTAGAACATTATTAACCGCTTGTTGGTAAACAGATGCTGTTAACAATGTTTTAATAATCCATtattaatcataaaatatttaaccACTAAGCACCTGTTGAAATTGTGACCAGGATATGTGCTGATCGACCATGACCATTTATGAGATCAGACGCCATCTCAGGATCATTGTAGAAACTGTAATACAGTTATCGAATTACAAttataatgcaaaaattatgAGATTAAAACATAATTCCAAATAGAAAATTAATGCTCAAATAGAAAAGTGATGACATCTTTTGAAAGTCTCCTACACTTAATTAACAAAACCTATATAAATAGCcttcatttcaaaataatgaaaaaagcaAACAAGCCATAAGGAGGCACTCAACATATATAttgtacaaaaatataatacaaaaagCCTTCCACAGGCAATCACTTGTGATTTTGTATTACACAACTCATGACAAATGAATTGATGGACATGAATTTATGCAACTATGACAGAAAATTACATATACTCAAGAGGAAACAACTTACCACAACAGACACCATGTTCCAGTAATAGTTGAATGTATCATTGATACAAGAACATTAAACCAATAAGCACTTTCATTGCATTTTGTTTTCAGTGACTTTGGAATTGCAGAgaaataatacaataaaaacCTCAGAATAAGAAATAGAAATGTAGAAGTCAATAAAACGGAAACGTCACAAACAATTTGTGATCCAGAATTGCTGCATATTTCAAGTGGATTGATCTGAAATTCATACAAAAAGCAGGTCATTAAACACTTAAATAATTGCAAAGAAGTAATGTAAGGCAAAGTTTCAGTGATTGATCCAAAttagtatttcaattttgacaaGTTTTTCATGAATTGTGTCAACTTACCTCAAAaaacattgcaatatatttttgcaattttccaCTTTAAAATCCCACTGGAACTTAAGAGACCTAATTTAAAATAGTTAATTATTATAGTCTATCCTTGTATATCACAATGTGTATTGCctgtaaacaaaaaaacaatgcaTAAATTACAGAAATAAATATGATATCTAATCAACTTTTTGTCTTATGTGGTCTTAAGTATTGGGTATATTTAAATAATGTCTTTTTAAGGACTATTCATCCAAATACTGAATAGATTGATACAATACAGCAATAACTTGAAGAGCCTTCTCTGAAATTAGGTCAATCCATTTATAGACCAtccaaatacagaaataagcATTTTCTAAAGACTCAGTGCAGCAGTAGGATGTGTCAAACATCAACGTTTAGAGACGGACCTAATGTAAACGGAACATGGCGCTACTTGAAAAATCCATATAGTTTGACTCATTTACACACTGACAAGGATCTACATATTCATATAGTGAATGTTAGCATAGTAACtaacaaattaatatattttatctcATCATTCCTTTGTCAATATTAGCATAAGCGCAGTGCTCTTGATTTGCTATGcgtatttgttaaaaaaaaagacCTTCTTATATGGGCTATCTGGActttgctttttttttcttcacttATTATTACTTCGAAGATCTTTGAATGCATCACAATCTTCCAGTTTATAACAAATTAATGAACTAAATTGCAATGCAATTCACTCATTACAACATTAATCAAAATGTTTTGGTATTTTAATTGCAGAATTGACAAAAACAATGAACTCTCTCCAAAGTTGTTAAAAAAACATCCAAAGGTATTCAATGGCTCAATTTTATTGACAATATACCAATACTTCGAAAATCCAGCTAGTCAAATATCTTCTGACCTTGGCAGCTTGGACTGACAAAGTGATACTAGCCTACATAGTACTCGATATCTACCGTACTAGAGAACTGGTTATTGGTATACATAAAATTCAAGCTAAGCGCCCTCAAGCTTAGATAAACAACGAAGACGCTCTGTTTACATGGTGGTGTGTCTGTGTGGTGTCCAAATGCTGTAATGTCAGAATGTGATGTCACAATGTTGGCCTAACCTTTTCCatgtatttgttttttgtatttgttttgcTTATTTATTCTAACGActcttttatttttacttttattatataGCAAATCTTACACAAAACGCCGGATATTAACGCGACCAAATCAAAACTACAAAACTATTGTAACGTATTGATGACACAAGGTCCACTACTTGGACTCCCGACCGTTGTGGTTCGACTTTTGCGTGGCGATGCGtagaaaataaacaattgtCTGAAGCGCGAGCTCGCGAGAATAACAAGTTACGTAAGATACGATGAACTACTCTAGCGAAACGACACCACGCTCGATCGCCCAAGGCGTTTGTATTCATCAGCCACGATCATACGCGGGGATAGGGTAAGGCGTAAACATAAAAAAGGGATGttttttttggacacgtagtggacataacgatcgtttcaatattatgttgttgttgttcttgttcttgttatccttgttgttgttgttctttgacacgtttttaaaaagtcgcttttctcttcgaatactggaccaattgctttgaaattttcagtggttgaagataaaatttttctccagaaggctattactttttttttcgctatgacgtcatcaaaattattgccattgggtggcgctacgtgtccatatatttgagcatagctctcttgtttaataacaaattcaaaataaagtCCACATATTGCAGTTAAAATCGACAATCTAACAACCGGAATACTACGAGGTAAGGTCGGCCTACACATAAATGAAGTCACTATACTCACTCACAAAATACATTTCTCCATATACCACTCTAATCAGATAGTTGAGAACGTTCAACAAAGTCTTTAATCGTCAAATTCATACCTACAATTGTATTGTACAATCGAATACCCAATACCGTGATTTTGCATACTTTCGCCGAAGCATTGGTCGTTGTGGGATTTTGGatgcaaatttaaaatttcggaATACGGATTTCCTGGTGGTTTTTCCTAACAATCCCGGGATTTTGGGAGgataaaaaaagatttgaaaacGTGCACACATAAGCTGATAATTTGAAAGGTACAAATATTTCTTCCGTGTAATAATGACGCGTACTCTCCAGCGCACCAAGTCTGTTGTTAAATTATAGGTCCGACGATGGCCGAATAAATGTGGATCAATTATATTATCACTAATGTTGCTCTTCTAATGACTCGGCAATCCTCTGCGCCCGAATGCCGTGAGTATGAACAATTAAGGTATTGCATTCAAACTTcggaaacaaaatttatttagaCAGCATAACCGTGGAAGAAATGTTTGGTAAAAGCAAAAACTGCCCTCTCACAATCTTCGTAATTTCTTCTAAATAATTTCAGGCTAGGGAAAATTTTTGACTGACTTTATTTACACCATCGTTGGTTCTGCGTGGCGCTTACTACTCTTTTTGCTTCGCTAACTACTACTGAGTTTACGGTTTTCGCTAGCTCCATTTCCCCAAACTGAAGAACCTTTCACTCTTCTTAATTTTCGTGTAGGTCCTCTTACCTCTTTCACAGACCCGGTCATCTGCGTCGACACAGAACTATTAGCTACTTTTCCATTGATGCCTTTTACACCCGTTCCACTTTCACACCTTTTTGTTCGGTCGTGGTCTTTTCTTTATGTCGGTACCCTTTCTTACTTCTATTGCATGCTGCTAGTCTTGCATGGCAATCTTGACACCTTCCCCTCTTGACTTCTCCAGCTGTGTCTCTACAGAGATACTTCTTTAATGGTGGCGTTTTTTGCTTGGCTCACTTCCATTACTTTTTACAGAGCAATCTGCACACCTTCATATACGGGACTTCTCTATCCATCGCAgttcttttctttttcttgacAACCTGTCTCGACAGAATTTTCCTATGTACACACGGTGCTTTGCTcctaataaattatattcacacCATACCTAGCCTGAGGTATTGCCATAGCTTGAATGTGGGCTTGCCTCTGATGTCGTTCGATATTTGTGCAGATAACATGATAGTCCTTTTACAATCGTCGTTCCTTTCACTTATTCGTTACTGCGCAAAAATAAATTTCGCTAAAGGTACGGAATGGACGCTCAAAGGACGAAAAATACAATTGTAAAAGTACATCACAATTCACAAAGCAAAGTCGGACATCAATTATCAGCATTTATAGTAGCATATTGTCCATTGAGTCTTCTTACAATTTAATAATTCATTAAATAGATAATATAAAAAGTCAGATGATAAGATGTATATACCTTCCTTTCCCCCTATTAACAAAACACCTAGCATGGTAACTCGCTTTTCCAACTTGCATTGAATATTATTGTATACTATACACATTCATCATCGGTTTATATTGAAGTGAAGCATATCAAATGGAGTCGCTTAGAAACGGTGACAAAGTCGGCGGCGGTAGCTAATAAAAATGACACTTGCATTGTTACACTTTGATGTTGTCATCAGACGCTGATCACAGTAGAACGTCACAGCACATATTACCTTCAGTTCTAACCCATGCACGGTTTTGGGTATTGTCTacaccagcgtttcccaaactttttcggccacgaaACACTTAGAATTTTTATCTCGCCTcacggaacaccaaaaaatggaaagctaaaattgataaagaaaaacggtgtaatgtagcggttcccaataGGTTTGCCGTgacgagttgccaaatgcgccgcgaaaactaacaggattgtgttaaaccgtaaatatatactactacggttaaACATAcctgaaatatgattgaatattttacatattgcatttaatataaattttttattgtttcctaatttaaatgctgtgtatatgaatcaataaattcaccaattcacaatttttacctgactatgtcgtttactttccatcacgtagtgtttgcctccaATGTTACCTCTAATGGAGATAAaagtacttgctgcaatttcgcgagctgcagtttatttatctgctgaattgaatttagcgaacatgatgtaatttttcagcatttcatggtaaaaccaggcagagacggaggaagaagagttgaccttttgcatttattctttagacctacttgtttgcttataacaaaaccaaaaggattgctgtaaacttggggttaccatatttttgtgacctcaaagcgggacgcctccaaaggcCGTAGCTGTgtttttttcaacttcaaatttaccgattttacattaggcacacatttaaaaccatcccggctgtcttcattgactatatatattgtcatcgagagtgcACGCGGTGTCTGTCTAAAAATCGgtttcaattcaataaatagAAAGGACTTTATGTTAAGCGCCCTTTTGGCGTCTGGGGCTcacacgtaacaaattgtagcAATTAACCGCTAATAATGTTAGCgaaaaacaacgaaacaaacaaaaccacgcatccaccttcagtaagtatgcTACCACCGGTACGccacacagcaacaacagttgCTGATCAATCAGTTTTTCATTCTTCAATAAATGTATTCCTTGGAATTTTATTGCAGGTCGTTTATGGAAACTTATGCGTCCAGCATTCAGTCCTTGGCAAAAGATATTTCTTTCCATCATCGTTTTTCTTGTTCATTTCCGTATGAATGACAACTCAGAAAAAAGCAAACAATGTATAAgctaaataaatgaaatgcGACACTATTTTCACGTAgatatatttgcacccatcgTTATAAACATTGGCTCACTTTCAAGGTTTCGCGTGATAATTGTCAGTACTGTATTTAGTTGCGTTGCCAAAATTTAGTTACAAGTCATTTTGTCATCCGACTAGTTTGGTTTCGGTATTCAATCTCTAAAAATTTCCGATACACTTTCACTTTTATGAATTAACTATCGTTTGGATACCGGTgcttttaaattgaatttggaTACTTCAAATATGATGGTTATAAACCAAAAATGAACCATCTTATCAAACTTCAATTCCGAAAAGCACTCTCAAAATACGCCACAAAAATCTGTGTAATTTTTTGGCTGTACTAACGCGCACACGGTTACCGACGGTAACGGCTCTAGCTCACGGTAACTTACCGTGAGCTAGAGCTACAGAGTCAAAAACTACGCTGGATCCAAGTCTGTAAATAAAGCTACTGCAAAAAGTGCACTTCATGATTATAATTAATGctaatgaataaatattgtattaatGATTAATGTTCAAAATACATACTGGATATACCAATGGAAAAATGGACTATTATGGAACAACTACTCTGCTGAAGTGCTGATGATGTATTTGTTTTGTCACTTGTATACACTTATTTATTGATATccctatattattttatttattctttaattATTGATTGATCCACAttgtggaaacattaaaaaaaaaaaaagtgcacTTTCCAAATTTCATTGTTATCAGAATTTCGTGTGGTGCCGTATACATCATTCGTATTAACAGTTACCGTACCGTATTAATTTGTCAATTCCTGAATTCGTCAATTGGTTAGGAAGAAAGTCTTGTTGTAGCTTGTTTTAAACCAGTTGGATTAGCTAAGTGCCGAGACTGCAAGATGGGGAAGAGGCAACATCAATCAGATAAGATGTAAGTTTGAAAATACACTGCTGGTACTGCTGTAGGTGTTAAGCtagttattttaattaattgaatttttgttcAGTCTTTAATTGAAAAGAGTTgcaatgcaatattttaaaggATTAGGTAATACTGATGCTAAAATCCCAGAATCATGGAATGTTCGATGAcaatgaaaattttagaattataTTTGATGATAACAATTAATgtgatattgtttttttttatttatttcattgtatATTAAAATGCATGTTTTTCTTAGTGTCTAATCGCAGAATTAAGTTTATGGTAAtgacaaattagaaaaatcTTCCCCGTAAGAGAATGTAgtattttctgtaattttattttttcaggtaTATAACAGGCAAGGAATGGTCTGCATTTTATGGTGGTCATCGGAAGAAAATAGAAAATGCAGATTTTCGCAGACTCCCATTCTTTTGCTGCAGTTTGTCTATGCAACCATTTGATACCCCAATGTGTACCAAAGATGGTCATATTTTCGATCTTTTGTAAGTTAcagtttaaaattaaattttataagtTTGATCTCATTCATACATCAACATGATACTTAATTATTTCAAATCCAGGAGCATCATCCCTTGGCTAAAGAAATATGGGACAAATCCAATCACGGGGAAGAAAATGGACGCAAAATCTCTTGTGAAActtaattttcataaaaatgcgGATGGAAAATATCACTGCCCAGTTTTGTTTAAGGTTCGTTTCCATAGcttttgttttatattacattgcttcaataaaaattcacaaaagtCATTATTTACCCTTGAACTGCATGAATAATCTGTTTTAACATAGGCCTGTTACTTTCTTAAAGCTCACAAATGTTATATGTAGGCCTTCCTATATTATAACAATATATTCACCTCGAATTATATTGACATCTTTCAATAATACAGGTTTTTAACGAAAATACTCACATTGTGGCTGTTTCAAAGACTGGAAACGTTTATTCTTATGATGCAATTGAACAACTGAACATCAAACCTAAAAATTGGAGAGATTTGCTCACAGATGAAATATTTGCGAGAAGTGATTTGATAACAATACaggtgttttattattttgattaaacgaattatattcaatattattattaacaacTTATGTCCTGTGTTTTGTTAACATGGAACATAATTATTTCAGGATCCAACAAACTTGGACAAATTTAACCTACAATCATTTCATCATCTCAAACACAATTTGAGACTTCCAGAAGCAGGTGTGTTCTATTTGTTTTTGACTCTTTACTTACCTACCACCCTGCAATGATTTTTAAATAGCACAGCTGATTGAATCAAGATTGGCATCCGAACTGCAATTCTTTCCCATCGAAGAAATTCTTTGCTCTGATTATTTTACAGATTTTACAATCGACTGTGTTCTTGTAATCAGCTATCATAATTGGCTGTGAGCTCATTCATCTTTTGTCTATTCACAGACCATACAAAAAACTTTTAtgtcacaattttttttcaagagtTTCAGTTATATGGAGTTCCCTACCTTATAGCTAACTTCCTAATCGCTCTCATTGAACCGCTTCGAGTCTTGCATTAATTGGTTCATACTAACGCATAATGCATCACCATAATTCGTATAGTTTAGTAGCTTTTAGTGGTTGCCTTTCCGTTACCTCTTTCGGAGATCAGTCATTTACGTAGGAGCAAGCATGCGATGTATTGATTTGGGAAACTTCAAAAGTTTTGAAGCTTTTCACATTTGTCCATCTGATTGTTTTATTGATTTGATTGTATATAACTCTTATAATTTCAGACGCTAATTTTCGATCAAAGCCTGGATATTTTCTAAACAGCACAAATGCAGAACTAGAGCAAACTATGGATGAATTGAATAAATCCTATAAGGGAGACGAAATATTAAAAGAAAAACCTGTTGCGAAAAAATCTAAAGTGGATAAATTTAATGCCGTGAGTTTATTTTTCCCTCtatgtttatatataatgaatttaatttaGGTTTTATATGATTGTATTGTGATTGATATGATATTCCATTGGTCGCAGCTGTAGGaacataaaatcaaaatttttttatgtgaaattttgtttattttatcaattaaaaataactttatttAATCACTGTGACTGTTGTATTGATGtcgttttgaatatttgaaataagaaTTATCAATCATAGTATATTTGCgaattatttctatttattttgcTCTTTTATTCTTCATTATTTAAAGGTGAAAAGTTCTGTAAGAgagataatataatttaaagtgCTTCCTACAGGGACATATGCAAATAAActaaatatgcaatttatatatatatttattttttattttcactgaAAAAATTCTCATTTGTTGTATATTTAGGCTCATTATTCAACTGGAACTGTTTCTGCTTCATTTACATCTACAGCTGCAGTTCCACAACTTGAAACTGAAACCGCAGTGTTGGTGAGTTATAAATTAAGGGGAtatataatttttctatttgtctgtgaattgaaaagaaaaatagAGGTAGATTTACATGTATTATGAAATATAGATTTTTGTTAGCGTCCTTCATTTCCCTTTattagaacatttatcaatatccaaagtttatatttataaaaaatttgtttttaaaaatcagCAAAATATATCTTTTTATCATATCTTTCCAATTATTTCCTGTTACAATATAAGGTAATGATCAGAATGTGCAAACTGTACTATTTACTACTCATAGGATGATGATGTGGTTCGTTACGGATTTGTAAAAACAAAAGGATATGTGAGATTACAAACAAACTTCGGTAACCTGAATGTTGAACTACACTGCGATCAGACTCCTAAAACTTGCGAGAATTTCATGAAGCTATGTCAAAAGGATTATTATAACGGAACAATATTTCATCGATCAATAAGGAATTTCATGGTGAGAAATTTTATGAGTTGGTTTGCTTTGAAATAGTAGgggaattttgttttgttgtcattCACATATTAAAATGGTTCTTGTTACCTTAAATGGAGATGGAGATATATATGGTAGGTATGGAAATATGACTacaataaaacaatgaaaacatatcacaaaatttatattacatTATCATTCTGGATAATTcatacatgtttttttttcttgatctATGGCCGCCCCTGGCTCTTCCTCATAAGAAACTGGTTTTGTTTCAACAGGTTTTCATGAGGGTTTCCATACACCAtttttaaccctttccatgcgatttttattttatattattaaataatcacatttgctacgccgattttatgcatttgtacccccacaactaatcgatcgactaacgaaaaactaatgatcctctgctgcccactgacggctcgttggaaagcttatttaaagagcttgcaattggcgattaaaaaaaaataatttaaaagtggtcgtctgagtcacaaaccggatagaaaaaaggcttttttttcttgggagttgaaacttcaaaccgtgataaaaaatagaaatatttgctaaatcctttactgttaccgcttcgtggttggcaaacaatagcataatattgctgtagcaatttcgtgatctaactcaaaatactttggtagatggaagggataatatgtcttctattaccacccaaaacacaccgaaatttgcataaatttcaaaaacactccctcgttccgccgcaaataaaattcccgtcgtaaacgaaagcgagatttactgtcgcttatgttaatctcgaagaagacttcttatcaataaactaaaacctggaaaaactagaccaacagtttgcaaCCGATTGCTAAaaaaaacagtggagtacatcaacgtacccgccgcaatctagcgacttttgtcattggtacgtatacgtgcctaCCGCACGGTGAgggttaaaaataaaaagccGACAGTAAAAGAATATTTGCATTCAGGTCATAGAATTAAACAGATCACAGTTAATTTACTTTAGATTAATGTAGCCGACGTAAACATACTCAGTGAATGCCTTTGCTGGTGACCCCAAGAGAACTGCTCTGTTGGCCCCCTAGTTTCTGAATCCCGCTTCTATGGAAATGAAAAAACAAGTCCAATTATTGGAATCAAATATTCTAGATTCAAGGGGGAGATCCAACTGGCACTGGAACAGGTGGTGAATCGTTTTGGGGAGGAACGTTTAAGGATGAATTCCGCCAACAACTCACACATACTGGTCGTGGAGTAGTTAGTATGGCGAACTCTGGAAAAGATACTAATAAATCTCAATTGTAAGTATATTATCACAAAGTCAAACAGATTGAAGGATCTTTTGTTAAAACGCTTTCACAAAGCAAACTTTCTGGGACTGTTCAGTAGCTCTTTGTCATGTAATAATGGTCAAAAATGTAGTTCTCCATTTCTTCTCCAGTGCACATGGCCTTGTTTatagcaattttattttaaaactatcCAGCTTTGACTACAATCCGAGCATTGTA containing:
- the LOC120343182 gene encoding RING-type E3 ubiquitin-protein ligase PPIL2-like, whose amino-acid sequence is MGKRQHQSDKMYITGKEWSAFYGGHRKKIENADFRRLPFFCCSLSMQPFDTPMCTKDGHIFDLLSIIPWLKKYGTNPITGKKMDAKSLVKLNFHKNADGKYHCPVLFKVFNENTHIVAVSKTGNVYSYDAIEQLNIKPKNWRDLLTDEIFARSDLITIQDPTNLDKFNLQSFHHLKHNLRLPEADANFRSKPGYFLNSTNAELEQTMDELNKSYKGDEILKEKPVAKKSKVDKFNAAHYSTGTVSASFTSTAAVPQLETETAVLDDDVVRYGFVKTKGYVRLQTNFGNLNVELHCDQTPKTCENFMKLCQKDYYNGTIFHRSIRNFMIQGGDPTGTGTGGESFWGGTFKDEFRQQLTHTGRGVVSMANSGKDTNKSQFFITFRSCEHLNRKHTVFGRVVGGLDTLQKMENVETEKKTDKPKQEIKLLQAVVFIDPYADADEKLAKLREDEEKRVQAELEEKVAEKKPKPMKVYKNGVGKYIKKPSSEDDKSSTNASAQKKKLLPASGVQFKNFSSW